ATCGATCGCGAAGACATCCACGCGCTGCTCGGCGCGCTCGACGACGTGATCGACGACATCGACGCGTCGGCGGACATGCTGCGGCTCTACCGCATCGAGACCGTGCGGCCTGCGGCGCGCGAGCTGTCGCGCCACATCGTCGAGGCGTGCAACGAGATGCTGCGCGGCGTCGAGGCGCTGGCGCGCGGCAAGGGCGTGACGGAGGCGGTGCGCGAGATCTCGCAGATCGAGAACAAAGCGGACGGCGCGTACACGACGGGCGTCGGCACGCTGTTCGAGCAAGAGAAGGATCCCATCCAGGTCATCAAGTGGAAGGAGATCCTCGACATGCTCGAGGGCGCGACGGACCGCTGCAAAGACGTCGCGAAGGTGCTCGAAGCGATTTACGTGAAGCACAACTAGGCCGCGCGATGGAGACCGGGCTGCTCGTCGTCGTTGCGCTGGTCTTGCTGGCGCTGGCCTTCGACTTCATCAATGGCTTCCACGACGCAGCGAACTCCATCGCGACCGTCGTCTCTACGCGCGTGCTGTCTCCAGGGATGGCCGTCGCGTGGGCGGCGTTCTTCAACTTCATCGCCGCGTTCTTCTTCGGCACCGCAGTCGCGAAGACGGTGGGCGCGGGGATGGTCGATCTCGGCGTCGTCACGTTCGCCGTGATTGCCGCCGGGCTCATCGGCGCGATCGTGTGGGACCTGATCACGTGGTACTTCGGCCTGCCGACCAGCTCGTCGCACGCGCTGTTCGGGGGCTACGCCGGCGCCGCCGTCGCGCACGCGGGCTTCGATGCCGTGATCGTGTCGGGCTGGACGAAGACGCTCGTCTTCATCGTGGTCGCGCCCACCATCGGCCTGTGCGTCGGGCTCGCGCTGATGACCGCGCTCTACTGGACCTTTCAGCACACGCCGCCGAAGCGAATCGACGGCTGGTTCCGCCGCCTCCAGCTCGTGTCGGCCGCCTTCTACAGCCTGATGCACGGCGCCAACGACGCGCAGAAGACGATGGGCATCATCACCGGCGTACTCGTTACAGGCGGCTATCTCGCGACCTTCGAGGTGCCGTTCTGGGTCGTGATCGCAGCGCACACGGCGATCGGCCTCGGCACCCTCGCGGGCGGCTGGCGGATCATTCACACCATGGGCAACAAGATCACGAAGCTGCAGCCCGTGAGCGGCTTCGCGGCGGAGACCGGCGCCGCCGTCGCGATCTACACGGCGACCGCGCTCGGTGTCGGCATCAGCACGACGCACACCATCACCGGCGCGATCGTCGGCGTCGGCGCGACGCGGCGGCTCTCGGCGGTGCGCTGGGGCGTCGCGACGCGCATCGTGTGGGCGTGGGTGCTGACGATTCCCGCGAGCGCGGGCATCGCGGCGCTCACGTACTGGGCGGCGGCGGTGTTCGGGGCGGAGTAGAGGCGGAAGCTGCGCCTGCGCTCGATGGCAGCGCAGAAGGCCCGGGGCTAGGGTGCGCCGCCTTTCGAGAGACGAAGGCAACGCCCGACCGAACGCGGCTCGAGAAGCCGCAAGCGGTCCAGCACCGCGACGCGGTGCAGGCCGCGCGCAGTGAGCCGCAGGCGAACGGAGCTCGTACGAAATGGCGCGAGACGATCTGATCCAGGCGACCGGCGCGGTCGAGAAGATTCTCGGCGGCGGCCGCTATCAGATCGCGCTGGACGGCGGCCAGTCCGTAACCGCGCAGCTCTCGGGCCGCATGCGCCGCTTCCGCATCCGCGTGATCCCCGGCGACCGCGTGCAGGTCGGCCTCTCGCCCTACGACCCGTCGCACGGCTTCATCACGTTCCGCCTGCGCGACGGCGAGGGGCCTCAGACCGTCACCGAGTAGGGCGGTGAGCGCGGCGGACGCGTTCCGTCGCGCGTGGCGCATCGGCGGCATGCGCGTGCGCGCTGCGAACGGGCGCGTGCGGATCGCGGCGCTGTCGGCGCTGCATCCGGGGCTGAGCGTGGACGCGAGCGCGTCGCCGTGCTTCGGCGTCGCGCGCATCTCGCTCACGCCCGGCGCGCGGCTCACGATCGGCGCGAACGCGGCGACCGAGTACCGGCCCGGCCTCTTGAACCTCGTCGTATACGACGGCGCGGAGATCGTGCTCGAGCCGAGCTCGTGGCTGCGCACCGAAGTGGGCGCGGTGAATCTGGTGGCGCACGCCGGCGCGCGCATCGTGGTCGGGCGCGAGGTGATGCTGAACGCGTGCAGCGTGAGCGCGCAGCGCGAGGTGGTGCTCGAACGCCGCGCGACGGTGGGCCCCGGCTCGCGCATCTACGACTTCACGCACGACCTCGATGACGCGCGGCGCGGGCACGCGGCGCCCGTGCGCATCGGCGAGTGCAGCTGGGTCGCGAGCGACGTGACCGTGCTCCCCGGCGTCACGATCGGTGCGCACTGCGTGATCGGCGCGCGCAGCGTCGTGACGCGCGACGTACCCGCGCACTCGCTCGCGTTCGGCGCACCGGCGCAGGTGCGCGGCGAAATAGGGGACCGCACGCAGGCGGGGTGACCCATTGGGGTCTGGCACGGAATGGCGCCGTTTCGTGCCAGGCCCCAATTGGCCGGGCTGCGACTTTTTCCCGGCTTCGTGCGGGAGCGCGCGCATCGCGGCGCGGGCCGCGCGAGACTCGCGCCTTCGCGCGCCCTCGCGCGTGAAGGAGACCTCGATGCCGCTGCGAATCGCTTACTTCGGGCAGGCGCCGTTCGGGCGCGACGTGCTCGTGCGCCTGCTCGAGGCCGGCCACGAGATTGCGGGCGTGTATGCACCGCCGGCGCGCGCGGGCGCGAAGGAGGATCCGCTCGCGGAGGAGGCGGCGAAGCGCGGGCTCGCGCTGTTCCGCCACGCGGCGATGCGCAAGAAGACGGGCGAGCCGATCGCGTCGCGCATCGCGGAGCACGCGGCGCTGAAGGCGGACCTGAACGTGCTCGCGTTCGTGACGATGATCCTGCCGCCCGAGATCGTCGACGCGCCGCGCTTCGGCTCGCTCTGCTTTCACCCCTCGCTGCTGCCGAAGTTCCGCGGCGGCAACGCGCTCGCGTGGCAAATCATCTCGGGCGAGCGCGAGGCGGGCGTCACCGTGTTCAAGCCCGACGTCGGCGTCGACACGGGGCCGATCGTGGTGCAGAAGGGCCCGGTGCCGATCCTCCCGCACCACACCGCGGCGAGCCTGTACTTCGAGTCGCTCTATGCGCTCGGAGTCGACGCCACGGTGGAGGCGGTGGCGCGCGTCGCGAGCGGCAGCGCGACCTACGCGCCGCAGGACGAGTCGCGCGCGAGCCATCAGGGCCTCGTCGACGACTCGGTCGCACGCATCGACTGGTCGCGCCCAACCGCGCAGATCGACTGCTTGATCCGCGGCTGCGACCCGAACCCGGGCGCGCACGCTCGGCTCGGGGACCAGACCGTGCGCCTCTACGGCTGCACGCTCGCGGCGGGCGAGACCACCTCCGCGCCCGCCGGCACCGTGCTCGCGATCGACGCGAAGGGCGCGCGCATCGCCGCAAGCGGGGGCGTGCTGCTCGTGGCGAAGCTGAAGCTGGGCGCCGGCGCGAAGGTGGCGGCAGCGGAGGTGGGGATCGCGGCGGGGACGAGCCTCGGCTAGCCGCATCGCCAGTGTCAGACGCGAGGGATGCGGGCAGGGCCACCGATGGCGTCTGACGGTCGCGATGCGGCTTTGCCCCCAGGGACTCGCGCTGCGAGCCTTGCCCCTCGAATCGAAGCGCCTACTTTCCGCGCCCGTTTCCGGCCCCGCCTGTAAGGGTAGGACGGTGACCGGCCGACACTCCGGCCCGATTCCTCCCCTTCGCAGCTCACAGCACAAATCGATCGCACCGGGGCCCGCCAGGCCGCGCACCACGCCGAGAGTCGGCAGTCGGGGCGCACGCCGCGGGCCCACTTCTTCGGCCCGGCTCCCGCAGCCGTCGCCGACTGGTTCAGCCCATGGCCATGGAACTCTCGAAGATCCGCAACATCGGCATCAGCGCGCACATCGACAGCGGCAAGACCACGCTGACGGAGCGCATCCTCTTCTACACGCAGCGCATTCACAAAATCCACGAGGTGAAGGGCAAGGACCAGGTCGGCGCGACCATGGACTTCATGGAGCTGGAGCGCGAGCGCGGCATCACGATCCAGTCCGCCGCGACGCACTGCGAGTGGGCCGACCATCACGTCAACATCATCGACACGCCCGGCCACGTGGACTTCACGATCGAGGTCGAGCGCAGCCTGCGCGTCCTCGACGGCGCGATTCTCGTGCTGTGCGGCGTGGCCGGCGTCCAGTCGCAGTCCATGACCGTCGACCGCCAGATGCGCCGCTACAAGGTCCCGCGCATCGCGTTCATCAACAAGCTCGACCGCTCGGGCGCGAACCCGCGCCGCGTGGTCGAGGGCCTGCGCGAGAAGCTGAAGCACAACGCGGTGCTGATTCAGCTGCCGATCGGCCTCGAGAGCGAGTTCCGCGGGATCATCGATCTCGTGAAGATGAAGGCCTTCCGCTTCGAGGGCGACAACGGCGAGCACATCATCGAGGAAGAGATTCCCGCCGGGCAGCTCGACGAGGCGAAGGCTACGCGCGAGGAGATGCTCGACGCGGTGTCGATGTTCTCGGACGAGCTCACCGAGGCGATCCTCGAGGAGAAGGTCACCGAGGAGCTGATCCACGACGCGATCCGCCGCGGCACGATCTCGCTCGATCTCACGCCGGTGATGGTCGGCTCGGCCTACAAGAACAAGGGCGTGCAGCTTCTGCTCAACGCGGTCACGCGCTATCTGCCGTGCCCGACCGACGTCGAGAACACGGGCGTCGACCTCAGCAACAACGAAGCGCCCGTCGTGATCTCGGCCGATCCGAACAAGCCGCTGATCTCCCTCGCGTTCAAGCTCGAGGACGGCCGCTACGGCCAGCTCACGTACGTGCGCGTGTACCAGGGCACGCTCTCGAAGGGCCTCACCATCACGAACATGCGCACCCAGAAGCGCCACAAGGTGGGCCGCCTGGTGCGCATGCACGCGAACGAGATGGAGGACATCGAGCAGTCCTCGAGCGGCGACATCGTCGCGCTGTTCGGCATCGACTGCGCCTCCGGCGACACGTTCACCGATGGCACCGTCGACGTCGCGATGAGCGCGATGCACGTGCCGGACCCGGTGATCTCGCTCTCGATCAAGCCGAAGGACAACAAGGCGCAGGCCAACCTCGGCAAGGCGCTCGGCCGCTTCGTGCGTGAGGACCCGACCTTCCGCAGCCGCGTCGACCAGGAGTCGGGCGAGACCGTCATCAGCGGCATGGGCGAGCTGCACCTCGAGGTGTACGTCGAGCGCATGAAGCGCGAGTACGGCGTCGAGGTGATCACGGGCGCGCCGCAGGTGGCGTACCGCGAGACGATCTCGCAGCGCGCGGACTACATGTACACGCACAAGAAGCAGACCGGCGGCTCGGGCCAGTACGCGAAGATCGGCGGCTACTTCGAGCCGATCACCGATGGCAGCGCCGACTTCGAGTTCGTGGACGAAGTGCGCGGCGGCTCGGTGCCGATCGAGTTCATCCCGTCGGTCGAGAAGGGCATGCGCTCGATGATCCACAAGGGCCGCCTGATCGGGTTCCCGGTGATCGGCCTGCGCGTGGTGCTGAACGACGGCGCTGCGCACTCGGTCGACTCGTCGGACAACGCGTTCCAGGCGGCGGCGCGCGGGGCGTTCCGCACGGTGTACCCGCAGGCGAAGCCGATCGTGCTCGAGCCGCTGATGAAGCTCGGCGTCGAGGGTCCGACCGAGTTCCAGGGCGCGATCATCAAGACGATCATGCAGCGCCGCGGCGTGATCATCGGCACCACCGAGCTGGAAGGCTTCACGCAAGTCGAAGCCGAAGTGCCGATGGCGGAGATGTTCGGCTACGCGACGGACCTGCGCTCCAACACGCAGGGCAAGGCCGAGTTCACGCTCGAGTTCTCGAAGTACGCGCCGGCGCCGAACGAAGTGAAGGAAAAGCTGGTCGAGAAGTTCGCGGGCCGGCTCAAGGGCGACGACGACGAATAATTCTCGATCGCTACGCGCGGACGCGACCTCGCACGGGCGTAGAATCGAGCGAACTCGCGCATCAGGAGATGAGACGATGTATCGGAAATTCTTGACGGCGCGGAGTCCGCTGCGAGTGCTCGAGAAGGGCCTGCACGGCGGACTCGGTCAGGGCAACGTCGGGCTCGTGCTCGCGGGCCGCGGCGTGGGAAAGAGCTCGTTCCTCGTCGGCGTCGCGCTCGACGACTTGTTACGGGGCGGGCGCGTGCTGCACGTCGCCCTCGATCAGACCGTCGCGCACGTGCGCGACTACTACGACACCGTGTTCGCGGACCTGCGCGCGACGACGCAGCTCGTGGACGGTGCGGTGGTGCAAGGCGAGATCGAGCAGCTGCGCTCGATCCGCGCGGTCAGCTCCGCTGGCTTCGGTGCGGCGAAGGTGCGCGAGGCGGTGCAGCTCACGGAGGCTGCCGGCGGGAAGCCGAGCGCCGTGATCGTCGACGGCTGGAACGTCGCGAGCGCGAGCGCTGCCGATCTCGAGGCTCTCTGCGCGCTGGCGAAGGAGATTCCCGCGGAGATTTGGGTTTCGGCGCAGTCGCCCGGCGAGAAGATCCCGGCGCTGCCCGCGCAGTTCACCGCGGCGCGCGACAAGTTCGCGGTGATCTTGGCGCTCGAGCCCGAAGCGGGAGCGGTCGGCCTGCGCGCGCTCAAGGACCACGAGAACCCGAATCCCGAGGCGCTTCGCGTCGCGCTCGATCCACGCACGCTGCTGCTGAAGCGCTCGTAAGCGCGAGACTCACCCCGCAGCGCCGCGGGCCGGCGCCGCCTCCGCGGAGGACGCGCCGATGAGCGCCACCCTTTACCTCGTACTCGCGGCGCTCGGCTTCGGCGCTGCGCTCTCCACCAACGTGCAGGCGCGCAGGCTCGGCCCGCTCGTCGCGCCGTACTTCCTGTTCGCGTGGCTCGTCGGCGAGCTCGCGCCGCACGCGATCACCGCGCACGCGCTGCTGAGCGCGGGCTTCATCGCCGGCGGCGCGCTCGAGAGCGGGCGCGGGGTGGCGGCGCTCGCGCTCACGCTCGCGAGCGTGGTGTTGTTGCTGCGCGCGCACCTGCGCGGCGCGAACGGCGGCGCCGAGGCGGCGAGCGCGCTCGGCGAGATCGGCGTGCGCGCGAAAGGCGAGGTGCCCGCGCTGTTCGGCTTCCCGCGCGCGTTCTCGTTCGCGCAACCCGGCGTGGAGAAGCTCACGGACATCGCGTACGGCCCCGTGCTCCCCGGCGACAAGGGCAAGCGCAACTTGCTCGACGTGATCCGCCCGCGCGGAGCGAAGCCCGGCGAGCGGCGCCCGGTGCTGCTGCAAGTGCACGGCGGCGGTTGGATCATCGGCGACAAGCGCGAGCAGGCGCAGCCGCTGATGACGCACATGGCCGCCGAGCACGGCTGGATCTCGGTCGCGGTGAACTACCGCCTCTCGCCGCAGGCCACGTTCCCCGATCACATCGTCGACGTGAAGCGCGCGATCGCCTGGATCCGCGCGCACATCGCCGAGTACGGCGGCGACCCGAGCTTCGTGTGCGTCACGGGCGGCTCCGCGGGCGGTCACCTCACCGCCCTAACAGCGCTCTCCGCGAACGATCCGCGCTTCCAGCCCGGCTTCGAGCACGTCGACACGCGCATGGTCGCCGCGGTTCCGTTCTACGGCGTGTTCGACTTCCTCGACCGCAAGAACCTCCGCGGCTCGCAGTCGATGATCCCGATGCTCGCGAAGACCGTGTTCAAGAAGTCCCCCGAGCAGGATCCCGAGCTCTGGAACGCGATGAGCCCGATCACGCGCATCACCGAGGACGCGCCGCCGTTTCTCGTGATACAGGGGACGCACGACACGCTCGTGTTCGTCGAGGAGGCCCGTGAGTTCGTGCGCGCGCTGAAGGAGAAGTCGCG
This genomic stretch from Deltaproteobacteria bacterium harbors:
- a CDS encoding DUF47 domain-containing protein — translated: MAFRLIPREEKFFDDFAEMAGAIQKGATLLAEMLEPERPIWEKSQAIKTVEHRCDEISHDVLTRLHRTFVTPIDREDIHALLGALDDVIDDIDASADMLRLYRIETVRPAARELSRHIVEACNEMLRGVEALARGKGVTEAVREISQIENKADGAYTTGVGTLFEQEKDPIQVIKWKEILDMLEGATDRCKDVAKVLEAIYVKHN
- a CDS encoding inorganic phosphate transporter; its protein translation is METGLLVVVALVLLALAFDFINGFHDAANSIATVVSTRVLSPGMAVAWAAFFNFIAAFFFGTAVAKTVGAGMVDLGVVTFAVIAAGLIGAIVWDLITWYFGLPTSSSHALFGGYAGAAVAHAGFDAVIVSGWTKTLVFIVVAPTIGLCVGLALMTALYWTFQHTPPKRIDGWFRRLQLVSAAFYSLMHGANDAQKTMGIITGVLVTGGYLATFEVPFWVVIAAHTAIGLGTLAGGWRIIHTMGNKITKLQPVSGFAAETGAAVAIYTATALGVGISTTHTITGAIVGVGATRRLSAVRWGVATRIVWAWVLTIPASAGIAALTYWAAAVFGAE
- the infA gene encoding translation initiation factor IF-1, which gives rise to MARDDLIQATGAVEKILGGGRYQIALDGGQSVTAQLSGRMRRFRIRVIPGDRVQVGLSPYDPSHGFITFRLRDGEGPQTVTE
- a CDS encoding acyltransferase, with the protein product MLNACSVSAQREVVLERRATVGPGSRIYDFTHDLDDARRGHAAPVRIGECSWVASDVTVLPGVTIGAHCVIGARSVVTRDVPAHSLAFGAPAQVRGEIGDRTQAG
- a CDS encoding methionyl-tRNA formyltransferase, whose protein sequence is MPLRIAYFGQAPFGRDVLVRLLEAGHEIAGVYAPPARAGAKEDPLAEEAAKRGLALFRHAAMRKKTGEPIASRIAEHAALKADLNVLAFVTMILPPEIVDAPRFGSLCFHPSLLPKFRGGNALAWQIISGEREAGVTVFKPDVGVDTGPIVVQKGPVPILPHHTAASLYFESLYALGVDATVEAVARVASGSATYAPQDESRASHQGLVDDSVARIDWSRPTAQIDCLIRGCDPNPGAHARLGDQTVRLYGCTLAAGETTSAPAGTVLAIDAKGARIAASGGVLLVAKLKLGAGAKVAAAEVGIAAGTSLG
- a CDS encoding elongation factor G → MAMELSKIRNIGISAHIDSGKTTLTERILFYTQRIHKIHEVKGKDQVGATMDFMELERERGITIQSAATHCEWADHHVNIIDTPGHVDFTIEVERSLRVLDGAILVLCGVAGVQSQSMTVDRQMRRYKVPRIAFINKLDRSGANPRRVVEGLREKLKHNAVLIQLPIGLESEFRGIIDLVKMKAFRFEGDNGEHIIEEEIPAGQLDEAKATREEMLDAVSMFSDELTEAILEEKVTEELIHDAIRRGTISLDLTPVMVGSAYKNKGVQLLLNAVTRYLPCPTDVENTGVDLSNNEAPVVISADPNKPLISLAFKLEDGRYGQLTYVRVYQGTLSKGLTITNMRTQKRHKVGRLVRMHANEMEDIEQSSSGDIVALFGIDCASGDTFTDGTVDVAMSAMHVPDPVISLSIKPKDNKAQANLGKALGRFVREDPTFRSRVDQESGETVISGMGELHLEVYVERMKREYGVEVITGAPQVAYRETISQRADYMYTHKKQTGGSGQYAKIGGYFEPITDGSADFEFVDEVRGGSVPIEFIPSVEKGMRSMIHKGRLIGFPVIGLRVVLNDGAAHSVDSSDNAFQAAARGAFRTVYPQAKPIVLEPLMKLGVEGPTEFQGAIIKTIMQRRGVIIGTTELEGFTQVEAEVPMAEMFGYATDLRSNTQGKAEFTLEFSKYAPAPNEVKEKLVEKFAGRLKGDDDE
- a CDS encoding alpha/beta hydrolase; this encodes MSATLYLVLAALGFGAALSTNVQARRLGPLVAPYFLFAWLVGELAPHAITAHALLSAGFIAGGALESGRGVAALALTLASVVLLLRAHLRGANGGAEAASALGEIGVRAKGEVPALFGFPRAFSFAQPGVEKLTDIAYGPVLPGDKGKRNLLDVIRPRGAKPGERRPVLLQVHGGGWIIGDKREQAQPLMTHMAAEHGWISVAVNYRLSPQATFPDHIVDVKRAIAWIRAHIAEYGGDPSFVCVTGGSAGGHLTALTALSANDPRFQPGFEHVDTRMVAAVPFYGVFDFLDRKNLRGSQSMIPMLAKTVFKKSPEQDPELWNAMSPITRITEDAPPFLVIQGTHDTLVFVEEAREFVRALKEKSRAPVAYLEMLGAQHAFDVFHSPRSRHAVLAVAAFLEKVRAERQR